The following proteins come from a genomic window of Methanomassiliicoccales archaeon:
- a CDS encoding MtaA/CmuA family methyltransferase has translation MSKNITPRERVLDALKGKQHERPPVAVFTQSATMGQMDALGVSWPDAHYNADLMVKLGAGQAKVFGFEAVRCPFCLTVEIDSLGVTKVDPGRKDRTPMVKGHPYQMEDTPNLMDVTTFLKSGRAAICQEAVKKMKAQYGHEYPIIAGNTGPFTLAGHLVSTENLVLYIMVDPPLVHNWVKAANVICKGYSQALADAGADVVQMSEPSASTDLLSPDMFNEYAGIYMADSLAPVKGATGCLHICGNTTDILNNMINTGCKALSIEEKVVPEDAVKIVNHRAALIGNVGVVNPLLQGTPADVLAHGKRCAAAGFDVVSPGCGLSALISNDNLAALVKSVKG, from the coding sequence TTGTCTAAAAACATAACTCCAAGGGAGAGAGTACTGGATGCATTGAAGGGCAAGCAGCATGAAAGGCCGCCGGTCGCGGTTTTCACACAGAGCGCCACTATGGGACAGATGGACGCATTAGGTGTCAGCTGGCCCGACGCCCACTACAACGCCGACCTGATGGTCAAGCTGGGTGCCGGACAGGCCAAGGTCTTCGGGTTCGAGGCCGTCAGGTGCCCGTTCTGCCTGACCGTTGAGATTGACAGCTTGGGAGTGACCAAGGTGGATCCAGGCCGCAAGGACAGGACCCCCATGGTTAAGGGGCATCCCTACCAGATGGAGGACACGCCCAATCTGATGGACGTTACCACGTTCCTCAAGAGCGGCCGCGCCGCCATCTGCCAGGAAGCCGTAAAGAAGATGAAGGCCCAGTATGGCCACGAGTACCCGATCATCGCCGGTAACACCGGACCGTTCACCTTGGCCGGTCATCTGGTCAGCACCGAGAACCTCGTGCTGTACATCATGGTGGACCCACCCCTGGTGCACAATTGGGTCAAGGCCGCTAACGTCATCTGCAAGGGATACAGCCAAGCCCTGGCCGATGCCGGTGCCGATGTCGTGCAGATGTCCGAGCCGTCCGCCAGCACCGACCTACTGTCCCCGGACATGTTCAACGAGTACGCGGGCATTTACATGGCCGATAGCCTGGCCCCGGTCAAGGGAGCCACTGGTTGCCTGCACATATGCGGCAATACAACCGACATCCTGAACAACATGATCAACACCGGATGCAAGGCCCTGTCCATCGAGGAGAAGGTCGTTCCGGAAGACGCGGTCAAGATCGTCAACCACCGCGCCGCCCTGATCGGTAACGTCGGTGTCGTCAACCCGCTGCTGCAGGGAACCCCTGCGGACGTCCTGGCCCACGGAAAGCGCTGCGCTGCCGCCGGCTTCGATGTGGTCTCTCCGGGATGCGGGCTTTCCGCCCTGATCTCGAACGACAATCTGGCCGCACTGGTCAAGTCCGTAAAGGGCTAA
- a CDS encoding methylamine methyltransferase corrinoid protein reductive activase, producing the protein MALGVALDLGTSGYRGHLVDLNKKGKILATAITMRHPLPGANIMDHLHFWMENGADVGHRIIIETVDRLIGTLGAKPEEIVRVSVCGNPAQMSMFEKIEIRDLAYAGQSLLKRLNVKVPERKAHTIKAEELGMRSVRQTAEVRIPPSIRHEIGADALAMIMKTGLMNKKETCMVTDYGTNAEMGLFYKGELFTGSAAAGPAMEGQSIEMGMLAAPQALSDVILNEDGRWYNVVLNENLHPVKSSLVDPRTGQEQRLDGVIARGITGTGTVAAMAVGLETGIIKLPYIDTPDRKIHMTNGIHFGEEDVREAGKAIGAIRAGHRTLIEEVGVADEDVKTMYMCGASGTYVDPIKAQTVGLIPRVLEKTVQAGNTSLMMSYDILVDDNGLDHMQDVANAISSKHIMFATCKVFEDIYVNEIAYWTEGMSMEMYNEMVKYAGLRPLPDIKRPKEIVRLVSSDIPVIGARGLRTLDDIGVYLIGSFEHCVGCKKCQKECPECALQVSSMGNKKFQIRINTERCLGTACKKCQAVCPESVMSFAALKIVKKGEDA; encoded by the coding sequence ATGGCATTGGGAGTTGCGCTCGACTTGGGCACAAGTGGCTACCGGGGTCACCTGGTCGATCTGAACAAGAAGGGAAAGATTCTGGCTACGGCCATCACCATGAGACACCCCCTGCCGGGCGCCAACATCATGGACCATCTGCATTTCTGGATGGAGAACGGGGCCGACGTCGGGCACCGCATAATCATCGAGACCGTGGACCGATTGATAGGCACCCTGGGCGCCAAGCCCGAGGAGATCGTCCGGGTATCCGTCTGCGGCAACCCCGCCCAGATGTCCATGTTCGAGAAGATCGAGATACGCGATCTGGCCTACGCCGGCCAGTCCCTGCTCAAGAGGCTGAACGTAAAGGTACCCGAGAGAAAGGCCCACACCATCAAGGCCGAGGAGCTGGGCATGAGGTCAGTCAGGCAGACCGCCGAGGTCCGCATACCCCCGTCCATCCGTCACGAGATCGGCGCCGACGCCCTGGCCATGATCATGAAGACCGGGCTCATGAACAAAAAGGAGACCTGCATGGTCACGGACTACGGCACCAACGCCGAGATGGGACTGTTCTACAAGGGCGAGCTCTTTACCGGTTCGGCAGCCGCCGGACCGGCCATGGAAGGGCAGTCCATTGAAATGGGCATGCTGGCCGCTCCCCAGGCATTGTCCGATGTCATCCTGAACGAAGATGGCCGCTGGTACAACGTAGTGCTCAACGAAAATCTGCATCCAGTTAAGTCGTCCTTAGTCGATCCGCGCACCGGTCAGGAGCAGCGGCTGGACGGCGTGATCGCCCGGGGCATCACCGGCACCGGCACAGTGGCCGCCATGGCCGTGGGGTTGGAGACAGGCATAATCAAGCTGCCCTACATCGACACCCCCGACCGCAAGATCCACATGACCAATGGCATACACTTCGGCGAAGAGGACGTGCGCGAAGCAGGCAAGGCCATCGGAGCCATCCGCGCCGGGCACCGCACCCTGATCGAAGAAGTTGGCGTTGCCGACGAAGATGTAAAGACCATGTACATGTGCGGCGCGTCCGGTACGTACGTGGACCCGATAAAGGCTCAGACCGTAGGGCTCATACCCAGGGTCCTGGAAAAGACCGTGCAGGCCGGCAACACCTCGCTGATGATGTCCTATGACATACTGGTCGACGATAACGGGCTGGACCACATGCAGGACGTGGCCAACGCCATATCCAGCAAGCACATAATGTTCGCCACCTGCAAGGTCTTCGAGGACATATACGTCAACGAGATCGCCTACTGGACCGAGGGCATGTCCATGGAGATGTACAATGAAATGGTCAAGTACGCTGGATTGAGGCCCCTGCCGGACATAAAGCGCCCCAAAGAGATCGTGCGCTTAGTTTCGTCCGACATACCGGTCATCGGCGCCCGCGGTCTGAGGACCCTTGACGACATAGGCGTGTACCTCATCGGCTCCTTCGAGCACTGCGTCGGCTGCAAGAAATGCCAGAAAGAGTGCCCGGAATGCGCCCTGCAGGTGTCCTCGATGGGTAACAAGAAATTCCAGATCAGGATAAACACCGAGCGCTGCCTGGGAACCGCCTGCAAGAAGTGCCAGGCCGTCTGTCCGGAGAGCGTGATGAGCTTCGCCGCCCTGAAGATCGTGAAGAAGGGCGAGGACGCATAA
- a CDS encoding MBL fold metallo-hydrolase has translation MRITCVVDDNTGALAGVRNVKKAPGRFLSEHGLSLLIETDASKKVLLDAGSSETVFSHNLAALGLTPKDLDLVFISHGHYDHLGALPMLLRTGIPCFTDPRTFSGERFVESSGKRKEIGASPELLALLAEHPPQMDSGPRELLPGVSTTGEVMRSSSFEVPASFVLRRNGKEVPDLILEEQALCVSTRKGLVILTGCGHAGVVNIVSQIKRHSERKLYMVMGGFHLWNASQDTLLKTMDGLKRLGVEKVAPMHCSGFEATKMFSDRFPGFELMGSGCYMDI, from the coding sequence TTGCGCATAACCTGCGTCGTCGACGACAACACCGGCGCCCTTGCCGGCGTCCGGAACGTTAAAAAAGCCCCCGGCCGGTTCCTGTCCGAGCACGGCTTATCGTTGCTCATAGAGACGGACGCAAGCAAGAAGGTCCTCCTGGACGCCGGGTCGTCCGAGACGGTGTTCTCTCATAACCTGGCTGCCTTAGGCCTTACGCCCAAGGACCTGGACCTGGTGTTCATTTCCCACGGGCACTACGATCATCTGGGGGCGCTGCCCATGCTGCTCCGGACCGGCATCCCCTGCTTCACGGACCCCCGGACCTTCTCCGGGGAAAGGTTCGTTGAGTCCTCCGGTAAGCGGAAAGAGATCGGCGCATCCCCGGAGCTTCTCGCCCTTCTGGCCGAGCATCCGCCCCAGATGGACAGCGGCCCAAGGGAGCTGTTGCCGGGGGTCAGCACCACCGGCGAGGTCATGCGCTCCAGCAGCTTCGAGGTTCCCGCCTCCTTCGTGCTGCGCCGCAATGGGAAGGAGGTCCCGGACCTCATCCTCGAGGAGCAAGCGCTGTGCGTTTCCACGCGCAAAGGCCTGGTGATATTGACCGGCTGCGGCCACGCCGGAGTGGTCAACATCGTGTCCCAGATCAAGCGCCACAGCGAACGAAAGCTGTACATGGTCATGGGCGGTTTCCATCTGTGGAACGCCTCTCAGGACACCCTGCTCAAGACCATGGACGGCCTGAAGAGGTTGGGGGTGGAGAAGGTGGCGCCCATGCACTGCTCTGGTTTTGAGGCCACCAAGATGTTCTCCGACCGCTTCCCCGGCTTCGAGCTCATGGGCAGCGGGTGCTACATGGACATCTAA
- a CDS encoding DUF1616 domain-containing protein — MKLQPKRDWDLWTILSLSILLILIIYLLPDSLLRVVIGLPFILFFPGYAALSVLFPEDKDLEIIERMALSFGLSIAISPLVGFGLNYTPFGIRLAPILLSLSALIVALSAGGLYRREKAASPYLPIDLSKTIKGNVQKFRAEKGVDRILTVILVISIISSVAALAYVIAVPREGESFTEFYILGPGGMAEGYPRNLTVGQDASVIIGIANHEHRTVEYTVELWLVNMTFVDNVTQVHKMYYFDSLTVTLNHTDVDLEGEWQAQWESLYEFNVTVQGNYKLWFLLYQDGVPTLPFAPTPMSDYAGTSAEERIIGAVENQVQSLNLNLRVTV; from the coding sequence ATGAAGCTGCAGCCCAAAAGGGATTGGGACCTGTGGACCATCTTGTCCCTGTCCATCCTCCTCATCCTGATCATCTATCTCCTGCCGGACAGCCTGCTCAGGGTGGTCATAGGCCTGCCGTTCATTCTTTTCTTCCCGGGATACGCCGCCCTGTCGGTACTCTTCCCAGAGGACAAGGACCTGGAAATCATCGAGCGGATGGCGCTGTCTTTCGGCCTCAGCATCGCCATATCTCCCTTGGTGGGTTTTGGCCTCAACTACACGCCTTTCGGCATCCGCCTGGCACCCATCCTGCTCTCCCTGTCGGCGCTGATCGTCGCCCTGAGCGCCGGAGGCCTTTACCGGCGCGAGAAGGCGGCGTCGCCCTACCTGCCAATCGACCTGTCCAAGACCATCAAAGGCAACGTTCAGAAGTTCAGGGCGGAGAAGGGCGTGGACCGCATCCTTACCGTCATACTGGTGATATCCATAATATCCTCGGTCGCCGCCCTGGCCTACGTCATCGCCGTCCCGCGGGAGGGGGAGAGCTTCACCGAGTTCTACATCTTGGGACCGGGCGGAATGGCGGAAGGCTATCCGCGGAACTTGACCGTGGGGCAGGACGCCTCGGTCATCATCGGCATCGCCAACCATGAGCATCGGACCGTGGAGTACACCGTGGAGCTCTGGCTGGTGAACATGACCTTCGTAGACAATGTGACGCAGGTCCACAAGATGTACTACTTCGATTCCCTCACCGTCACCCTGAACCATACCGACGTGGACCTGGAGGGTGAGTGGCAGGCGCAGTGGGAGAGCCTCTACGAGTTCAACGTGACCGTGCAGGGCAATTATAAGCTGTGGTTCCTGTTGTATCAGGACGGCGTTCCGACCCTGCCCTTCGCGCCTACGCCCATGAGCGATTACGCCGGGACCTCCGCCGAGGAGCGGATCATCGGGGCGGTGGAGAACCAGGTGCAGAGCCTGAACCTGAACTTGCGGGTGACCGTCTGA
- a CDS encoding DUF169 domain-containing protein produces the protein MTDYAKCSQVLMDVLELKNEPVAVTLVKKGQPLPEGYQVPEKSIRHCQSIMRARKGEMLLLTGEKHACHVGGSALGIVPIPEKVKTGEFHYNIGMFDTVAAAKRMIDERPQLECGSVIATAISPLSKTQIAPDVIIVTGTPEQMYWLLPVAAKFFEGGKMTVELEPFQATCAYATVYPYLYDTLHMSIGCYGCRKSTDLEPSEMLVGIPATKLESVVKALERLKAPREKGKIKTG, from the coding sequence TTGACCGACTACGCCAAGTGCTCCCAGGTCCTCATGGACGTGCTGGAGCTGAAGAATGAACCGGTGGCGGTCACCCTGGTCAAGAAGGGTCAGCCGCTTCCTGAGGGCTATCAGGTCCCGGAGAAGAGCATCCGTCATTGTCAATCGATAATGCGGGCGAGGAAGGGAGAGATGCTGCTGCTCACCGGCGAGAAGCACGCCTGCCACGTCGGCGGCTCTGCGCTAGGCATCGTCCCCATCCCGGAAAAGGTCAAGACTGGCGAGTTCCACTACAACATAGGTATGTTCGATACCGTCGCCGCGGCCAAGAGGATGATCGATGAGCGGCCGCAATTGGAATGCGGGAGCGTAATTGCCACGGCTATCTCTCCCCTGAGCAAGACGCAGATCGCTCCGGACGTAATCATCGTAACCGGCACCCCGGAGCAGATGTATTGGCTGCTACCAGTGGCGGCCAAGTTCTTCGAGGGCGGAAAGATGACAGTGGAGCTGGAGCCTTTCCAGGCCACCTGCGCCTATGCCACCGTATATCCATACTTGTATGATACCTTGCACATGTCCATAGGCTGCTACGGTTGCCGAAAATCAACCGACCTCGAGCCATCGGAGATGCTAGTGGGCATACCGGCCACCAAATTGGAATCGGTAGTGAAGGCATTGGAACGCCTAAAAGCCCCCCGGGAGAAAGGCAAGATAAAAACGGGTTGA
- a CDS encoding Lrp/AsnC family transcriptional regulator, whose translation MDTIDLKILRMLRKNAREGLSAIAEQLGVSKATVSRRITRLEKDGYVNAYTMQVNTAKIGLMRALIGLQIVGVPLAVVIDELKKYPGIQYVYKVFGDHSLICEIYSTSVDSLYDLIQDKIVNIPNVQRVEVDIIIERIPINEDAMFDLAIPMAASEGGLEN comes from the coding sequence ATGGACACCATTGACCTGAAGATCCTCAGGATGCTGCGCAAGAACGCCCGTGAAGGGCTCAGCGCCATAGCCGAACAGCTCGGGGTGTCCAAGGCCACGGTCAGCAGGCGCATAACCCGCCTGGAGAAAGATGGTTACGTCAACGCCTACACCATGCAGGTGAACACGGCCAAGATCGGCCTCATGCGCGCCCTCATCGGCCTGCAGATCGTGGGAGTGCCCCTTGCGGTGGTCATCGACGAGCTGAAGAAATACCCCGGGATCCAGTACGTCTACAAGGTGTTCGGGGACCATTCGCTCATCTGCGAGATCTACTCCACCAGCGTGGACAGCCTGTACGACCTCATCCAGGACAAGATCGTCAACATTCCCAACGTGCAGCGGGTGGAGGTCGACATTATCATCGAACGCATTCCCATCAACGAAGATGCCATGTTCGACCTGGCCATTCCCATGGCGGCGAGCGAGGGCGGGCTGGAGAATTAG
- a CDS encoding YcaO-related McrA-glycine thioamidation protein: MELRPAPKTYTKDGHRAVDPKTTLKRVEPMLSKAGITRVADITDLDRIGIPVFSSIRPGAKEGAISIYNGKGASREQARVSAIMEGMERYSAEPQDEKVRRDLMENMLSSENAVDPRTLILPQMINMHVHFQPIAWVKGYDLIEGEDIWVPAAAVFHPYESKKDLQLFRSNTNGLASGNNMEEAVLHAMCEVIERDAWSICEAKRRPRGEILVEKDCPVVSELMEKFRSQGVEIHLKDLTSDIGIPTIAAAADDVRMKDPALLNLGVGTHLSPRVAAIRALTEVAQSRCTQIHGAREDTTKADLNRTVGYERMKRLNSMYFAPSEEVRMSEFPEYDTKDLLEDIEVVLDHLVGLGFEKVIAVELTRPELGVPVVRMIIPGMEIYAMDMDRMGPRLVA; encoded by the coding sequence ATGGAGCTAAGACCGGCCCCCAAGACCTACACCAAGGACGGGCACCGCGCCGTCGACCCGAAAACTACTTTGAAAAGGGTTGAGCCGATGCTGTCCAAGGCCGGCATCACCCGGGTAGCGGACATCACCGACCTCGACCGCATCGGGATCCCTGTCTTCTCGAGCATCCGGCCGGGAGCCAAGGAAGGCGCCATATCCATCTACAATGGAAAGGGGGCTAGCCGAGAGCAAGCCCGCGTTTCGGCCATCATGGAGGGCATGGAACGCTATTCGGCCGAACCGCAGGACGAGAAGGTCCGGCGGGACCTCATGGAGAACATGCTGTCCTCCGAGAACGCCGTAGACCCCCGCACCCTCATCCTCCCCCAGATGATCAACATGCATGTGCATTTTCAACCCATAGCCTGGGTCAAGGGCTACGACCTGATCGAGGGCGAGGATATATGGGTGCCAGCTGCGGCTGTCTTCCATCCTTACGAATCGAAGAAGGACCTTCAGCTCTTCCGCAGCAACACCAACGGATTAGCTTCCGGGAACAACATGGAGGAGGCGGTGCTGCACGCCATGTGCGAGGTGATCGAGCGCGACGCCTGGTCCATCTGCGAGGCTAAGCGTCGTCCGAGGGGCGAGATATTGGTCGAGAAGGACTGCCCGGTGGTGAGCGAACTAATGGAAAAGTTTCGTTCACAGGGCGTGGAGATCCATCTGAAGGATCTGACCAGCGATATCGGTATACCAACCATAGCCGCGGCCGCCGACGACGTGCGCATGAAGGACCCCGCCCTCCTGAACTTGGGTGTGGGGACGCATCTCAGTCCGCGGGTGGCGGCCATAAGGGCGTTGACGGAGGTGGCCCAGAGCCGCTGCACACAGATCCACGGCGCGCGGGAGGACACCACCAAGGCCGACCTGAACCGGACGGTGGGCTATGAGCGCATGAAGCGCCTGAACTCCATGTACTTCGCACCCTCGGAAGAGGTGCGGATGTCGGAGTTCCCGGAATATGACACAAAGGACCTACTGGAGGACATCGAGGTGGTCCTGGACCACCTGGTCGGATTGGGATTCGAAAAGGTCATCGCCGTGGAGCTGACCCGGCCCGAGCTGGGTGTACCGGTGGTGCGCATGATCATTCCCGGGATGGAGATTTACGCCATGGACATGGACCGCATGGGGCCAAGGCTGGTGGCATGA
- a CDS encoding TfuA-related McrA-glycine thioamidation protein — translation MTRPVVFLGPSLSLDEARKVLDADYRPPVKRGDLGQLEDVKIVGIIDGVFLQSCAVGHREILALLRKGVTVIGGGSMGALRATEMHDYGMVGVGQIFDMYSQGEIEGDDEVALVFDPESLEPLSEPMVNIRFVLNEAVQVKVISTEQKDDLLRKLRSVYYPRRTVRTFLSIAMSTLKGEDTIRFTDFFKDNYRDIKKQDAITVLKSIKKRV, via the coding sequence ATGACCCGGCCAGTGGTGTTTTTGGGGCCAAGTTTGTCTCTGGACGAGGCCAGAAAGGTCTTGGACGCCGACTACCGCCCTCCGGTGAAGCGGGGGGACCTGGGACAGCTGGAAGACGTCAAGATCGTCGGCATCATCGACGGGGTGTTCCTACAGAGCTGCGCTGTAGGGCACCGGGAGATACTGGCGCTCCTGAGGAAGGGAGTGACGGTGATCGGAGGGGGCAGCATGGGCGCCCTTCGGGCTACGGAGATGCACGATTACGGGATGGTCGGAGTGGGCCAAATCTTCGACATGTATTCCCAGGGCGAGATAGAGGGGGACGACGAGGTGGCCTTGGTGTTCGACCCGGAAAGCCTGGAGCCGTTGTCCGAGCCTATGGTCAACATACGTTTCGTGCTGAACGAGGCTGTGCAGGTTAAAGTTATATCCACAGAGCAAAAGGACGACCTCCTGAGAAAGCTGCGGTCCGTATACTATCCCCGGCGCACGGTGAGGACGTTCCTGAGTATCGCCATGTCGACCTTGAAGGGTGAGGATACAATACGGTTCACTGACTTTTTTAAGGATAATTACCGAGATATTAAAAAGCAGGACGCAATAACCGTCCTAAAATCAATCAAAAAGCGAGTCTAA